In Pleuronectes platessa chromosome 4, fPlePla1.1, whole genome shotgun sequence, the following proteins share a genomic window:
- the LOC128437809 gene encoding long-chain-fatty-acid--CoA ligase ACSBG2 isoform X2 yields the protein MLTSHEMEWPLKRNLGLERYHGVGILGFNSPEWFISNIGCILAGGLAAGIYTTNSPEACHYVAANCEANVLVVENQKQLDKILQVKDQLPHLKAIVQYKGELQEKLPNLYTWAEFLKLGEDVSNEQLNAVIDSLRANECCSLIYTSGTTGTPKGVMLSHDNLTWTAHTASTLVDFTYGVEVLVSYLPLSHVAAQMMDMWITMAFAGTIYFADPDALKGSLGTTLKEARPTYFMGVPRVWEKMQEKMRAIGAKASPLRKRVADWAKSIGLQYNHSVMIGEEAVPWGFMLANNLVFKKVRGALGLDRCKICFTGAAPITKDTLEYFMSLNMPLMELYGMSESSGPHTVSINSRYRLTSCGKVMPGCQTKFENPDADGNGEICFWGRNVFMGYLNMADKTTEALDESGWLHSGDLGKNDQYDFLYITGRIKELIITAGGENIPPVPIEDALKAEVPIISNAMLLGDKLKFLSMMLTLKCVMDDNGDPTDELSPEVLDFCQEHGATATKVSEILANKEPAVYKAIQEGVERINAKATSNAMRVQKWVILERDFSIGGGELGPTMKLRRPIVVKNYQEKIEELYAVASDRA from the exons ATGCTCACATCTCATGAGATGGAGTGGCCTTTGAAAAGAAAT TTGGGGCTGGAGCGCTACCATGGCGTTGGCATTCTGGGATTCAACTCCCCCGAGTGGTTCATCTCCAACATCGGTTGCATCCTGGCCGG GGGTCTGGCAGCCGGCATTTACACGACCAACTCACCGGAGGCTTGTCACTATGTGGCTGCCAACTGTGAGGCCAACGTGCTGGTTGTGGAGAACCAGAAACAGCTTGACAAGATCCTGCAG GTTAAAGATCAACTTCCTCACCTGAAAGCCATTGTGCAGTATAAAGGTGAACTGCAGGAGAAGCTTCCAAACCTGTACACT tgggcGGAGTTCCTGAAGCTGGGAGAAGATGTGTCCAATGAGCAGCTGAACGCTGTGATTGACAGTCTTCGGGCCAATGAGTGCTGCTCCCTCATCTACACGTCTGGAACCACTGGAACCCCTAAAGGCGTCATGCTGAGCCACGACAAT CTGACGTGGACGGCCCACACGGCGTCGACCTTGGTAGACTTCACCTACGGCGTGGAGGTGCTGGTCAGTTACTTACCGCTCAGCCACGTGGCCGCCCAGATGATGGACATGTGGATCACCATGGCCTTTGCCGGAACAATCTACTTTGCAGACCCGGATGCCCTCAAG GGCTCTTTAGGAACCACGCTGAAAGAGGCCCGGCCCACTTATTTCATGGGGGTCCCTCGGGTGTGGGAGAAGATGCAGGAGAAGATGAGAGCCATCGGCGCCAAGGCATCTCCATTGAGGAAGAGAGTGGCGGACTGGGCCAAGTCCATCGGCCTGCAGTACAACCACAGTGTCATGATCGG GGAGGAAGCGGTGCCGTGGGGTTTCATGCTGGCCAACAACCTGGTCTTCAAGAAGGTGCGTGGCGCTCTGGGCTTGGACCGCTGCAAGATCTGCTTCACAGGCGCCGCCCCCATCACCAAAGACACCCTGGAATACTTCATGAGCCTGAACATGCCACTGATGGAGCTGTACGGCATGAGTGAAAGCTCCGGCCCGCACACCGTCTCCATTAACAGCAGATACCGCCTCACCAG CTGTGGGAAGGTGATGCCCGGCTGCCAGACCAAATTTGAGAACCCAGACGCCGACGGGAACGGAGAGATCTGCTTCTGGGGTCGGAACGTCTTCATGGGCTACCTGAACATGGCCGACAAAACCACAGAGGCCCTCGACGAGAGCGGCTGGCTGCACTCCGGAGACCTGGGGAAAAATGACCAGTACGACTTCCTGtacatcacaggaaggatcaagG AGTTGATCATCACCGCCGGTGGAGAGAACATCCCTCCTGTGCCCATCGAGGACGCACTGAAGGCCGAGGTGCCAATCATAAGCAACGCCATGCTGCTCGGAGACAAGCTCAAGTTCCTCTCCATGATGCTCACTCTCAAG TGCGTCATGGACGACAACGGTGACCCCACAGACGAGCTGAGCCCCGAGGTGCTGGACTTCTGCCAGGAGCACGGCGCCACGGCCACCAAGGTGTCGGAGATCTTAGCCAATAAGGAGCCAGCTGTCTACAAAGCCATTCAGGAGGGCGTGGAGCGGATCAACGCCAAAGCGACATCCAACGCCATGAGGGTCCAGAAGTGGGTCATACTGGAGAGAGACTTCTCCATCGGTGGAGGAGAACTGG GACCCACCATGAAGCTCAGGAGGCCCATCGTTGTGAAGAATTACCAGGAGAAGATAGAGGAGTTGTACGCAGTGGCCTCGGACCGAGCGTAG
- the LOC128437809 gene encoding long-chain-fatty-acid--CoA ligase ACSBG2 isoform X1, which produces MSVQEDSVLSNGVAGVEGDAESIPSQTEQTMSDLTDLKTHSTVILNGEATRADLGTASSEEEPEPQAPVKPPRSPELQERTEAFPPEEPRAVPLSQSTGVTTLAPADRLWSTRRDEPVRLRMEGSGRASETPITVHQMFLETVEHYGDYSALMSKEEGQWVTLTWRQYYEQCRAAAKSFLKLGLERYHGVGILGFNSPEWFISNIGCILAGGLAAGIYTTNSPEACHYVAANCEANVLVVENQKQLDKILQVKDQLPHLKAIVQYKGELQEKLPNLYTWAEFLKLGEDVSNEQLNAVIDSLRANECCSLIYTSGTTGTPKGVMLSHDNLTWTAHTASTLVDFTYGVEVLVSYLPLSHVAAQMMDMWITMAFAGTIYFADPDALKGSLGTTLKEARPTYFMGVPRVWEKMQEKMRAIGAKASPLRKRVADWAKSIGLQYNHSVMIGEEAVPWGFMLANNLVFKKVRGALGLDRCKICFTGAAPITKDTLEYFMSLNMPLMELYGMSESSGPHTVSINSRYRLTSCGKVMPGCQTKFENPDADGNGEICFWGRNVFMGYLNMADKTTEALDESGWLHSGDLGKNDQYDFLYITGRIKELIITAGGENIPPVPIEDALKAEVPIISNAMLLGDKLKFLSMMLTLKCVMDDNGDPTDELSPEVLDFCQEHGATATKVSEILANKEPAVYKAIQEGVERINAKATSNAMRVQKWVILERDFSIGGGELGPTMKLRRPIVVKNYQEKIEELYAVASDRA; this is translated from the exons ATGAGCGTCCAAGAAGATTCCGTTCTGAGTAACGGTGTTGCAGGCGTGGAAGGTGATGCTGAGAG CATCCCCTCCCAAACGGAACAGACCATGTCAGACCTAACAGATTTAAAAACCCACTCCACTGTCATCCTCAACGGAGAAGCCACCAGAGCTGATCTCGGGACAGCTTCCTCTGAAGAGGAGCCGGAGCCTCAGGCACCGGTCAAACCTCCCAGATCTCCTGAGCTCCAGGAAAGAACAGAGGCGTTTCCACCAG AAGAGCCCAGGGCGGTTCCGCTGTCTCAGAGCACTGGGGTAACCACGCTGGCCCCGGCGGACCGCCTGTGGAGCACCAGAAGAGATGAGCCGGTGCGGCTGCGGATGGAGGGCTCAGGCCGGGCCTCCGAGACTCCCATCACCGTCCATCAGATGTTCCTGGAGACGGTGGAGCACTACGGGGACTATTCTGCCTTGATGTCCAAAGAAGAGGGCCAGTGGGTGACCCTGACATGGAGGCAATACTACGAGCAGTGCAGGGCCGCTGCCAAAAGCTTCCTCAAG TTGGGGCTGGAGCGCTACCATGGCGTTGGCATTCTGGGATTCAACTCCCCCGAGTGGTTCATCTCCAACATCGGTTGCATCCTGGCCGG GGGTCTGGCAGCCGGCATTTACACGACCAACTCACCGGAGGCTTGTCACTATGTGGCTGCCAACTGTGAGGCCAACGTGCTGGTTGTGGAGAACCAGAAACAGCTTGACAAGATCCTGCAG GTTAAAGATCAACTTCCTCACCTGAAAGCCATTGTGCAGTATAAAGGTGAACTGCAGGAGAAGCTTCCAAACCTGTACACT tgggcGGAGTTCCTGAAGCTGGGAGAAGATGTGTCCAATGAGCAGCTGAACGCTGTGATTGACAGTCTTCGGGCCAATGAGTGCTGCTCCCTCATCTACACGTCTGGAACCACTGGAACCCCTAAAGGCGTCATGCTGAGCCACGACAAT CTGACGTGGACGGCCCACACGGCGTCGACCTTGGTAGACTTCACCTACGGCGTGGAGGTGCTGGTCAGTTACTTACCGCTCAGCCACGTGGCCGCCCAGATGATGGACATGTGGATCACCATGGCCTTTGCCGGAACAATCTACTTTGCAGACCCGGATGCCCTCAAG GGCTCTTTAGGAACCACGCTGAAAGAGGCCCGGCCCACTTATTTCATGGGGGTCCCTCGGGTGTGGGAGAAGATGCAGGAGAAGATGAGAGCCATCGGCGCCAAGGCATCTCCATTGAGGAAGAGAGTGGCGGACTGGGCCAAGTCCATCGGCCTGCAGTACAACCACAGTGTCATGATCGG GGAGGAAGCGGTGCCGTGGGGTTTCATGCTGGCCAACAACCTGGTCTTCAAGAAGGTGCGTGGCGCTCTGGGCTTGGACCGCTGCAAGATCTGCTTCACAGGCGCCGCCCCCATCACCAAAGACACCCTGGAATACTTCATGAGCCTGAACATGCCACTGATGGAGCTGTACGGCATGAGTGAAAGCTCCGGCCCGCACACCGTCTCCATTAACAGCAGATACCGCCTCACCAG CTGTGGGAAGGTGATGCCCGGCTGCCAGACCAAATTTGAGAACCCAGACGCCGACGGGAACGGAGAGATCTGCTTCTGGGGTCGGAACGTCTTCATGGGCTACCTGAACATGGCCGACAAAACCACAGAGGCCCTCGACGAGAGCGGCTGGCTGCACTCCGGAGACCTGGGGAAAAATGACCAGTACGACTTCCTGtacatcacaggaaggatcaagG AGTTGATCATCACCGCCGGTGGAGAGAACATCCCTCCTGTGCCCATCGAGGACGCACTGAAGGCCGAGGTGCCAATCATAAGCAACGCCATGCTGCTCGGAGACAAGCTCAAGTTCCTCTCCATGATGCTCACTCTCAAG TGCGTCATGGACGACAACGGTGACCCCACAGACGAGCTGAGCCCCGAGGTGCTGGACTTCTGCCAGGAGCACGGCGCCACGGCCACCAAGGTGTCGGAGATCTTAGCCAATAAGGAGCCAGCTGTCTACAAAGCCATTCAGGAGGGCGTGGAGCGGATCAACGCCAAAGCGACATCCAACGCCATGAGGGTCCAGAAGTGGGTCATACTGGAGAGAGACTTCTCCATCGGTGGAGGAGAACTGG GACCCACCATGAAGCTCAGGAGGCCCATCGTTGTGAAGAATTACCAGGAGAAGATAGAGGAGTTGTACGCAGTGGCCTCGGACCGAGCGTAG
- the LOC128437812 gene encoding flavin reductase (NADPH): MKIAVLGATGQTGQFLVNQALQQGHTVTAVVRNPGKLAIHHDNLKVVEADIFSADSLKSHFKGQDVIMSCLGFPASFFSGVSGYTLSMKAMISAMREARVNRVITMTSWYTEPNSGTNSPYLIRFLLLPMIRSVLTNMYEMEQFLQKTEDVTWTVVRPPGLKNLAASAQEFLTHEGYFVPQSSGQPAGGAVGRGDVARFMLSLVSSNAWVKRGVAITTK; the protein is encoded by the exons ATGAAGATCGCTGTGCTGGGAGCCACTGGGCAGACTGGTCAGTTTCTGGTCAACCAGGCGCTGCAGCAGGGTCACACAGTCACCGCTGTCGTCAGGAACCCGGGGAAACTCGCCATACATCATGATAATCTCAAG GTGGTGGAGGCTGACATTTTCTCCGCAGACAGTCTGAAGAGTCACTTCAAGGGACAGGATGTGATCATGTCCTGCCTCGGCTTCCCGGCCTCCTTCTTCTCGGGCGTGTCGGGCTACACCCTGTCCATGAAGGCTATGATCAGCGCCATGCGAGAGGCCCGGGTCAACAGGGTCATCACCATGACCTCCTGGTACACTGAGC CCAACTCAGGAACGAACTCGCCTTACCTCATCCGCTTCCTCCTGCTGCCGATGATCCGGAGCGTcctcaccaacatgtatgagaTGGAGCAGTTCCTGCAGAAGACAGAGGACGTCACCTGGACCGTGGTCCGTCCACCTGGACTCAAGAACCTGGCGGCTTCAG CTCAAGAGTTCCTGACCCACGAGGGATACTTTGTGCCCCAGAGCAGCGGTCAGCCTGCAGGCGGTGCGGTGGGACGAGGAGACGTAGCTCGCTTCATGCTCTCTCTGGTCAGCAGCAACGCCTGGGTCAAGAGGGGGGTCGCCATCACCACCAAATGA
- the ppef2a gene encoding serine/threonine-protein phosphatase with EF-hands 2 gives MGCGVSKSDQFHKHSGKAVTTIRAAVLIQRWYRQYVARAEMRRRYTWHIFQSIEYSGEQAQIKLYNFLGYLMDNFTPASNERNLISHIFRENEVCRDAEWERYFCYKNIEVPEIYSGPHLFFPLTVEQAVGLVEAFRNKKQLHSRYVLQLLAETWKLFRMMPNINRISTCQSKEITICGDLHGQLEDLLLIFYKNGMPSLEKPYLFNGDFVDRGKDSIEILIILFAFLLVYPSEVYLNRGNHEDHIVNLRYGFTKEVLTKYKMHGKRILKLLQKIFSWLPLATVIDQKVLVLHGGISDTTDLGVLTRVDRHNYVSALRPPKKRHIISTGTSIDSDVDEDVWGTNKSFQRRASLIYPQPLGTRGSFHNRSLQDFSDRIRGKEEDDLEARKRRQSVFINRSTEKETTLTVSTDSESSDNVRDEWKQILDLLWSDPMSQDGCVPNEVRGGGCYWGPDVTEDFLNRHNLQLIIRSHECKQEGYEFCHNRKVLTLFSASNYYDVGSNRGAYVKLGPDLVPYMIQYQATSMTRELTVRQSAGRTERSALKVLREQLFAHKSDLICAFKKLDSNNTGLVSLNDWATAVESVMHLGLPWRMMRGQLVTCKSSDGTVDFNEWFNELAIKRPNTDHIDQSLLETLYRHRSTLETIFRIVDTDNSGFITIEDFRQTWKLLSVYLKMEITDEAISDLSVTIDRNQDGSIDIDEFMEAFRLTDKKSRLERGRSMFMGTATDLTKLDEDPNI, from the exons ATGGGATGTGGCGTCTCCAAGTCCGACCAGTTCCACAAACACTCTGGAAAAG CCGTCACAA ctaTAAGAGCTGCTGTGCTGATTCAGCGATGGTACCGTCAGTATGTCGCCCGGGCGGAGATGAGACGCAGGTACACCTGGCACATCTTCCAGTCCATCGAGTACTCCGGAGAACAGGCTCAAATAAAG CTTTACAATTTCCTCGGCTACCTCATGGACAATTTCACACCCGCAAGCAATGAAC GAAATCTGATCTCGCACATCTTCAGAGAGAACGAGGTTTGTCGGGACGCCGAGTGGGAGAGGTACTTCTGCTACAAGAACATCGAGGTGCCAGAGATCTACTCGGGACCtcatctcttcttccctctgacGGTGGAGCAGGCAGTCGGGCTGGTGGAGGCCTTCAGGAACAAGAAG cagctgcactcGCGCtacgtcctccagctcctggccGAGACCTGGAAACTGTTCCGCATGATGCCGAACATCAATCGAATCTCCACCTGCCAGAGCAAAGAAATCACTATCTGTG GCGACCTGCACGGACAACTGGAGGACCTGCTGCTGATCTTCTACAAG AATGGCATGCCGTCCCTGGAGAAGCCCTACTTGTTTAACGGAGACTTCGTCGATCGAGGCAAAGACTCCATCGAGATCCTGATCATCCTGTTTGCGTTCCTGCTCGTCTACCCCAGTGAGGTCTACCTCAACAGAGGGAACCACGAGGACCATATAGTCAATCTGAG GTATGGCTTCACAAAGGAGGTGTTGACTAAATACAAG ATGCACGGCAAACGgatcctgaagctgctgcagaagaTCTTCAGCTGGCTGCCATTAGCCACAGTGATCGACCAGAAGGTGCTGGTTCTCCATGGAGGAATCTCCGACACCACAGACCTCGGTGTCCTCACCAGGGTGGACCGGCACAAT TATGTTTCAGCCCTGAGGCCTCCAAAGAAGAGGCACATCATCTCAACGGGGACGTCCATCGACTCGGACGTGGACGAGGACGTCTGGGGCACCAACAAGTCCTTCCAGCGCCGGGCCTCTCTCATCTACCCTCAGCCTCTGGGAACCCGGGGCAGCTTCCACAACCGCTCGCTGCAGGACTTCTCTGACCGGATcagagggaaagaggaggacGATCTGGAGGCCCGCAAGAGGAGACAGTCCGTCTTCATCAACAGgtccacagagaaagagacgacACTGACCGTGTCCACTGACTCGGAAAGCAGTGACAACGTCAGGGACGAATGGAAACAG ATCCTGGACCTGCTGTGGAGCGACCCGATGAGCCAGGACGGCTGCGTGCCCAATGAGGTGCGGGGGGGAGGCTGCTACTGGGGCCCCGACGTCACTGAGGACTTTCTGAACCGACACAACCTGCAGCTCATCATCCGCTCCCACGAGTGTAAACAGGAGGGTTATGAGTTCTGCCACAATCGGAAG GTCCTGACTCTGTTCTCTGCCTCCAACTACTACGACGTGGGAAGCAACAGGGGCGCCTACGTGAAGCTGGGTCCAGACCTTGTGCCTTATATGATTCAGTACCAGGCCACCAGCATGACCAGAGAGCTCACCGTTCGACAAAG TGCTGGTAGGACCGAGCGCTCGGCCCTCAAAGTCCTGAGGGAGCAGCTGTTTGCGCACAAATCTGATCTCATCTGTGCCTTCAAGAAGCTTGACAGCAACAACACAG GTCTCGTGTCTCTGAACGACTGGGCCACTGCAGTGGAGAGTGTGATGCACCTGGGTCTGCCCTGGAGGATGATGCGCGGCCAGCTCGTCACCTGCAAGAGCAGCGACGGCACGGTCGACTTCAACGAGTGGTTCAACGAGCTCGCCATCAAGAGACCCAACACGGAC CACATCGACCAGAGCCTGCTGGAGACTCTGTATCGCCACCGCTCCACCTTGGAGACCATCTTCAGAATCGTCGACACGGACAACTCAG gcttCATCACCATCGAGGACTTCCGGCAGACCTGGAAGCTGCTGAGCGTCTACCTAAAGATGGAGATCACGGACGAGGCCATCTCCGACCTGTCCGTCACCATTGACAGAAACCAGGACGGCAGCATCGACATCGACGAGTTCATGGAGGCCTTCCGCCTCACGGACAAGAAGAGCCGGCTGGAGCGAGGGCGCAGCATGTTCATGGGCACGGCCACCGACCTCACCAAGCTGGACGAGGACCCCAACATCTGA